One Campylobacter lari DNA segment encodes these proteins:
- a CDS encoding YaaA family protein: protein MKILFSPSESKSKTNSQTCINENSFVFSNLYSKRLEVLTKYKNHIKQCSESELEKFFGIKDKNEMQELTQDIITKDTIKAIQRYNGVAFDYLDYENLSEVSREYIDVNVLIFSNLFGPILAKDLIPYYKLKQGEKIKDFNIEKFYKDNFSDEIDKFLENELIIDLRAKFYEKFYTIKRPFLTLTFLKNSKTLSHFAKAYRGKMLRILANKNIHSKEALLENLPNDLKIKEIKIQGLKEEIILDIVS from the coding sequence ATGAAAATCTTATTTTCACCTAGTGAAAGCAAAAGTAAAACGAACTCACAAACTTGTATAAATGAAAACTCTTTTGTTTTTAGTAACTTATATAGCAAAAGACTAGAAGTGCTTACAAAATATAAAAATCATATAAAACAATGCAGTGAAAGTGAACTTGAAAAGTTTTTTGGTATAAAAGATAAAAATGAAATGCAGGAACTAACTCAAGATATCATAACAAAAGACACAATTAAAGCTATCCAAAGATACAATGGAGTTGCTTTTGATTATTTAGACTATGAAAATTTAAGTGAGGTTTCAAGAGAATACATAGATGTGAATGTTTTGATTTTTTCTAATCTTTTTGGTCCTATTTTAGCAAAAGATTTAATACCTTATTATAAATTAAAGCAAGGAGAGAAAATCAAAGATTTTAATATAGAAAAATTTTATAAAGATAATTTTTCTGATGAGATTGATAAATTTTTAGAAAATGAATTGATAATTGATCTTAGAGCTAAATTTTATGAAAAATTTTATACTATTAAAAGGCCTTTTTTAACTCTCACTTTTTTAAAAAATTCCAAAACTTTAAGCCATTTTGCAAAAGCTTATAGGGGTAAAATGTTAAGAATATTAGCAAATAAAAATATACATAGTAAAGAAGCTTTGCTTGAAAACTTACCTAATGATTTAAAAATAAAAGAAATTAAAATACAAGGATTAAAAGAAGAGATAATTTTAGATATAGTAAGCTAA
- a CDS encoding methyl-accepting chemotaxis protein: MVVTYSIPVFDNGKKFIGVVSGVYNLNTFSKDVLAIGHSESSYAGVYDKEGVIVFHEDKDRMLTKNDLSINIANAVKANPDLIDPTKQETLFYAKDDQGKTQVVTCNQALNPKYMVCSITDESVYTDAVNKVLFQQIIIALIAIAVALLLVRFAIIKNLKPIAVITTGLNSFFDFINHKTKDSAMIDVKTNDELGAMAKAINENITKTKNALEQDAKAVEQSVDTAKEIEGGNLTARITAIPANPQLVELKNVLNEMLNVLEQKVGSNMNEINRVFDSYKALDFTTEVKNAKGGVEVTTNVLGQEIVAMLRQSSEFASLLADESGKLQSAVKNLTDSSSSQASSLEETAAALEEITSSMQNVSHKTSEVIAQSEEIKNVTSIIGDIADQINLLALNAAIEAARAGEHGRGFAVVADEVRNLAERTQKSLGEIEANTNILVQSINEMGESIKEQTTGITQINDAVAQIDHVTQENLKIAKDSAAISDNVNKIANDILEDARKKKF; the protein is encoded by the coding sequence GTGGTTGTAACATATTCCATTCCGGTTTTTGATAATGGTAAAAAATTCATAGGTGTAGTGAGTGGGGTTTATAACCTTAACACTTTCTCTAAAGATGTTTTAGCTATTGGTCATTCTGAAAGCTCCTATGCAGGTGTATATGATAAAGAGGGTGTTATTGTTTTTCATGAAGACAAAGATAGAATGCTCACCAAAAACGATTTAAGTATCAACATAGCTAATGCCGTTAAAGCAAATCCTGATTTGATTGATCCAACTAAACAAGAAACCTTGTTCTATGCTAAAGACGATCAAGGAAAAACTCAAGTAGTAACTTGTAACCAAGCACTAAATCCTAAATATATGGTTTGTTCTATTACAGATGAATCTGTATATACTGATGCAGTTAATAAAGTATTATTTCAACAAATCATCATTGCATTAATAGCTATAGCAGTGGCTTTACTTTTAGTAAGATTTGCTATTATCAAAAACTTAAAACCTATTGCAGTTATCACTACCGGTCTCAACTCTTTCTTTGATTTCATCAATCATAAAACTAAAGATTCAGCTATGATAGATGTTAAAACAAATGATGAGCTTGGTGCTATGGCAAAAGCTATCAATGAAAACATCACCAAAACTAAAAATGCATTAGAACAAGATGCTAAAGCAGTAGAACAATCAGTAGATACAGCTAAAGAAATAGAAGGTGGTAATCTAACAGCTAGAATTACTGCAATTCCTGCTAATCCTCAATTAGTAGAATTAAAAAATGTATTAAATGAAATGCTAAATGTATTAGAACAAAAGGTTGGTTCTAATATGAATGAAATTAATAGAGTATTTGATAGCTATAAGGCATTAGACTTTACTACTGAAGTTAAAAATGCTAAAGGTGGAGTTGAAGTAACTACTAATGTATTAGGTCAAGAAATCGTAGCTATGCTAAGACAATCATCTGAATTTGCTTCTTTATTAGCAGATGAAAGTGGTAAATTACAAAGTGCTGTTAAGAACTTAACAGATTCTTCATCTTCTCAAGCTTCTTCTTTAGAAGAAACAGCAGCAGCACTAGAAGAGATTACTTCTTCTATGCAAAATGTATCGCATAAAACTAGTGAAGTTATTGCTCAAAGTGAAGAGATTAAAAATGTTACTTCTATAATAGGTGATATTGCAGATCAAATTAACTTGCTTGCATTAAATGCTGCTATTGAAGCAGCTCGTGCAGGAGAACACGGTCGTGGCTTTGCTGTTGTTGCAGATGAAGTTAGAAACCTAGCTGAAAGAACTCAAAAGTCTTTAGGTGAGATTGAAGCTAATACTAATATCTTAGTTCAATCTATTAATGAAATGGGTGAGAGTATTAAAGAACAAACTACAGGTATTACTCAAATAAATGATGCTGTAGCACAAATTGATCATGTAACCCAAGAGAACTTAAAGATAGCAAAAGATAGTGCAGCTATATCTGATAATGTAAATAAAATAGCTAATGATATCTTAGAGGATGCTAGGAAGAAGAAGTTTTAG
- a CDS encoding monoheme c-type cytochrome has protein sequence MKKIMLVLIFLANALFAKDMFVFNEKVDLLDGVSKKVVGQIYEGSKVELIKEEGEYSLIKVKGEVVESNPKSLAYTKDGIYLLLTLNAKNASNEMEFLVKSKDLTDQEILAWDEIELTYYDTCTSCHAAHKPKEHLMEEWDAYLSAMQGFAKITDAEKDRILRFLQSHASNGPVKLD, from the coding sequence ATGAAGAAAATTATGCTAGTATTGATTTTTTTAGCCAATGCTTTATTTGCTAAAGATATGTTTGTTTTTAATGAAAAAGTGGATCTTTTAGATGGTGTTAGTAAGAAGGTAGTAGGACAAATTTATGAAGGCTCTAAAGTAGAGCTTATAAAAGAAGAAGGTGAATATTCTTTAATCAAAGTTAAAGGTGAGGTTGTGGAGTCAAATCCAAAAAGTCTTGCCTATACTAAAGATGGAATTTATCTTTTGCTTACTTTAAATGCTAAAAATGCAAGCAATGAAATGGAATTTTTAGTTAAAAGTAAAGATTTAACTGATCAAGAAATTCTTGCTTGGGATGAGATAGAATTAACTTATTATGATACTTGTACAAGTTGTCATGCAGCGCATAAACCAAAAGAACATTTAATGGAAGAATGGGATGCGTACTTATCTGCTATGCAAGGTTTTGCAAAAATTACTGATGCAGAAAAAGATAGAATTTTAAGATTTTTACAATCTCACGCAAGTAATGGTCCTGTAAAACTTGACTAG
- a CDS encoding pilus assembly FimT family protein has translation MKQAFTLIELVFVCIILSLLFSMAYVYYKPDYLRLGAEQVLNDIKYTRHLALIQNDFRAKEFNIAKREWFKAKWQLYFIRSKSATNNEQTYTIFLDKNGDGNANIGKNMINKDREIAVDLINPDILMNSGQSGVINQNDFKANLKYNIEKTYGISKVLFEGACKGSTRLIFDDYGRLYTPLKNATRTYDKLTSFNNDCIIRLSNNQNEHICIIINPISGYAYIPKFTSHKEQNIILNNKQIFCHNL, from the coding sequence ATGAAACAAGCTTTTACTTTAATAGAACTAGTTTTTGTTTGTATAATATTATCCTTATTATTTTCTATGGCTTATGTTTATTATAAGCCCGATTATTTACGCTTGGGAGCTGAGCAAGTTTTAAATGATATTAAATACACAAGACATTTAGCTTTAATACAAAATGATTTTAGAGCAAAAGAATTTAATATTGCTAAACGAGAGTGGTTTAAGGCTAAATGGCAGCTGTATTTTATACGCTCAAAATCTGCTACCAATAACGAGCAAACCTATACCATTTTTTTAGATAAAAATGGCGATGGTAATGCAAATATAGGTAAAAATATGATCAATAAAGACAGAGAAATAGCTGTTGATCTTATCAATCCAGATATATTAATGAACTCAGGCCAAAGTGGAGTGATAAATCAAAATGATTTCAAAGCAAATTTAAAATACAATATAGAAAAAACTTATGGTATATCTAAGGTTTTATTTGAAGGTGCTTGTAAAGGAAGCACGCGTTTGATTTTTGATGATTACGGTCGTTTATATACACCTTTAAAAAATGCTACACGCACTTATGATAAACTTACTTCTTTTAATAATGATTGCATTATAAGATTATCTAATAACCAAAATGAGCATATATGCATTATTATAAATCCCATTAGTGGCTATGCTTATATTCCTAAATTTACTTCCCATAAAGAGCAAAATATAATTTTAAACAATAAGCAAATATTTTGTCATAATTTATAA
- a CDS encoding major outer membrane protein produces the protein MKLVKLSLVAALAAGAFSAANAVSLEEAIKDVDVSGMFRYRFESDRQEIGNAVQAEGYNNTKENKHRFKSQLNFKAALDDNFKAFVQFQYSTNEAGFGTGNQTVTNKTFNVQQAYLEYTNEAYATNVTFGKMEVGSIWTDDLVGTGAKVVNTSIEGLTFAGYWFDSFNAEDDGDTAIEDGINMAKSSLYGAAVLGDFDPFAFQLWAAYSNNYAFLYAIDASYKFAFNDANFKIQGQYLGNSVDSDTEKRLNADNSNFYAAQIQANISAFDFQAGVVGYGEKDKNTIVVLEDKGRVIAPGEQIFYSDGSKLTGDMGENFFYFAGLGYTFAETVRVGFDYIGGKTEYAAGIPDTDKNEYIARVSYKYSPKLTFSGFYSYLTEDNHNGVKDQDADDQFIRLEALYKF, from the coding sequence ATGAAACTAGTTAAACTTAGTTTAGTAGCAGCTTTAGCTGCAGGTGCTTTTTCAGCAGCTAACGCTGTTTCACTTGAAGAAGCTATAAAAGATGTTGATGTATCAGGAATGTTCAGATACAGATTTGAATCTGATAGACAAGAAATTGGTAATGCAGTTCAAGCGGAAGGTTATAACAACACCAAAGAAAACAAACACAGATTTAAATCTCAATTAAACTTCAAAGCAGCTTTAGATGATAACTTTAAAGCTTTTGTTCAATTCCAATACAGCACAAATGAAGCTGGCTTTGGTACAGGTAATCAAACAGTTACAAATAAAACTTTCAATGTTCAACAAGCTTACTTAGAATACACTAACGAAGCTTACGCTACAAATGTAACTTTCGGTAAAATGGAAGTTGGCTCTATTTGGACTGATGACTTAGTAGGAACAGGAGCTAAAGTAGTAAACACTTCTATTGAAGGTTTAACTTTCGCAGGTTATTGGTTTGATAGCTTTAATGCTGAAGATGATGGTGATACTGCAATTGAAGATGGAATCAATATGGCTAAATCTTCACTATATGGTGCTGCTGTATTAGGTGATTTTGATCCATTTGCATTCCAATTATGGGCAGCTTACTCAAATAATTATGCATTCTTATATGCAATAGATGCTAGCTATAAATTTGCATTTAATGATGCTAATTTCAAAATCCAAGGTCAATATCTAGGAAATAGTGTTGATAGCGATACAGAAAAACGCTTAAATGCAGACAATAGTAACTTCTACGCTGCTCAAATCCAAGCAAATATTTCAGCATTTGATTTCCAAGCTGGTGTAGTTGGTTATGGTGAAAAAGACAAAAATACTATTGTTGTATTAGAAGATAAAGGTAGAGTGATTGCTCCAGGTGAACAAATTTTCTATTCTGATGGTAGTAAATTAACTGGAGATATGGGTGAAAACTTCTTCTATTTTGCAGGTTTAGGTTATACTTTTGCTGAAACTGTAAGAGTAGGATTTGACTATATCGGTGGTAAAACTGAATATGCAGCAGGTATCCCTGATACAGATAAAAACGAATACATAGCAAGAGTATCTTATAAATACAGCCCAAAACTTACATTTAGTGGCTTCTATTCTTACTTAACTGAAGATAATCATAATGGTGTAAAAGATCAGGATGCTGACGATCAATTCATCAGACTTGAAGCTCTATATAAATTCTAA
- a CDS encoding glycosyltransferase family 39 protein: MKRYLLAVLFFDFCALLYGISTLSISYNEAQIYFYDHSLIAMIARFGTALFGQNDFGLRLPFVLLHSLSCVLLYILALRYTKTSFDAFISVVLFILLPGSVASALLINESSIVIFFTLLILVLFEYKKIFLFYVLLVLVLFVDGNFAILYLSFFFYAIYKKDKLLIACSLILFAIAMSVYGFDASGKPKGYFLDTLGIFAACFSPLIFLYFFYVVYRILLQDDKPLLWFISATTFVFCLIFSIRQRLFLEDFLPFCVVCTPLLIRYLMSSYRSRMPQLRLKHKIFIECSLVFLLFFYLGIIFNQSFYYLLKDPKKHFAYDYHIAKELALNLKQHNLTHIFTQDKELALRLKFYGISKGKLELHSSKEVSKIYVSLGKHKVYYSIK, encoded by the coding sequence ATGAAAAGGTATTTACTAGCTGTTTTATTTTTTGATTTTTGTGCTTTATTATATGGCATAAGTACTTTATCTATAAGCTACAATGAAGCACAAATTTATTTTTACGATCATAGTTTAATTGCTATGATCGCTAGATTTGGCACTGCTCTTTTTGGTCAAAATGATTTTGGATTAAGACTACCTTTTGTTTTATTGCATTCTTTAAGTTGTGTTTTATTGTACATTTTGGCTTTAAGATATACTAAAACCTCTTTTGATGCTTTTATTTCCGTGGTGCTTTTTATATTACTCCCTGGTAGTGTTGCTAGCGCTTTACTTATTAATGAATCAAGCATCGTGATATTTTTTACACTTTTAATTTTAGTATTATTTGAATATAAGAAAATATTTTTATTTTATGTTTTATTAGTTTTAGTTCTTTTTGTAGATGGAAATTTTGCAATTTTATACTTATCTTTTTTCTTCTATGCTATTTATAAAAAAGATAAATTACTTATTGCGTGTTCTTTGATTTTATTTGCTATCGCAATGAGTGTTTATGGATTTGATGCAAGTGGAAAGCCTAAAGGGTATTTTTTGGATACTTTGGGTATTTTTGCAGCTTGTTTTTCCCCTTTGATTTTTCTTTATTTTTTTTACGTTGTTTATAGAATTCTTTTGCAAGATGATAAGCCACTTTTATGGTTTATTAGCGCAACTACTTTTGTTTTTTGTTTAATTTTTTCTATAAGACAAAGACTTTTTTTAGAAGACTTTTTACCTTTTTGTGTGGTTTGTACCCCTTTATTGATTCGTTATTTAATGTCTTCTTATCGTTCAAGAATGCCGCAACTGCGCTTAAAACATAAAATTTTTATAGAATGTTCTTTAGTTTTTTTACTATTTTTTTATCTTGGTATCATTTTTAATCAAAGTTTTTATTATTTATTAAAAGATCCAAAAAAACATTTTGCCTATGATTATCATATAGCTAAAGAATTAGCTCTAAATTTAAAACAACACAATCTTACGCATATTTTTACTCAAGATAAAGAACTAGCCCTAAGACTAAAATTCTATGGTATTTCTAAAGGCAAACTGGAGCTTCATTCTAGTAAAGAAGTTAGTAAGATTTATGTTAGTTTGGGCAAGCATAAAGTTTATTATTCTATAAAATGA